A genomic window from Providencia alcalifaciens includes:
- a CDS encoding class I adenylate cyclase codes for MYLYIETLKQRLDAINQLRLERATASMSETFSKVYSLLPVLFHYHHPMMPGYIEGNVPHGVCFFSPDAEQLKWLQPFERFLSTNNQANGELPITGIYSMGSTSSVGQSHCSDIDVWVCHPSWLDNEEKRSLQKKCTLIEQWAASLGIDVTVFLIDENRFRHNASGHLGGEDCGSTQHILLLDEFYRTAVRMAGKRLLWTMVPVEEEQHYDEYVMGLYAQGVLTPNEWLDLGGLGELSAAEYFGASLWQLYKSVDSPYKAVLKSILLESYSWDYPHGKLLALEFKRHLHAGEIVSYGLDSYCLMLERVTRYLTEINDSTRLDLIRRCFYLKVCEKLSEDEDDQCSGWRRDVLSQLVASWGWNAERLALLDTRSQWKIERVREAHNELLDTMMQSYRNLIRFARRNNLSVSASPQDIGVLTRKLYAAFEALPGKVTLVNPQISPDLSEEHLTFIYVPEGRANRSGWYLYNQAPQIDTIIGHQPLEYNRYLNKLVAWAYFNGLLTENTQVHMHHGKSQCDERKLLELMHDVSSHFPIRLPAPTPKALYSPCEIRHLAIIVNLEKDPTQVYSEQVVHVDFRKLDIFSFGESQQCLISSIDLLYRNSWNEVRTLHFSGEQCMLEALKTILGKMHQDAAPPEAVEVFCYSEHLRGLIRTRVQQLVSECIELRLSSNRHEPGRFKALRIAGQTWGLFFERLNVSVQKLENAVEFYGAISHNKLHGWPVKLQAKGDNHLPAVVDGYASEGIVQFFFENTPDNTGFNIYVLDEANRVEIYSHCEGSKEELVRDVSKFYSSSHDRFTYGANFINFNLPQFYQIVEDEGKKQVIVFSDASWSFTEDEEDDEYPSAPQLSQPEQLDHSKQHAQYY; via the coding sequence TTGTACCTCTATATTGAAACTTTAAAGCAAAGACTTGATGCGATAAACCAATTACGGTTGGAACGCGCGACGGCTTCTATGAGCGAAACCTTTTCGAAGGTTTACAGCTTGTTGCCGGTCTTGTTTCATTATCATCATCCAATGATGCCGGGTTATATTGAAGGCAACGTCCCTCATGGCGTCTGTTTCTTCTCGCCAGATGCAGAACAGCTCAAATGGTTACAACCTTTCGAACGCTTCTTATCCACTAACAACCAAGCTAATGGTGAATTGCCAATTACAGGCATTTACTCAATGGGTAGCACCTCCTCTGTGGGACAAAGCCACTGCTCTGATATTGATGTGTGGGTTTGTCATCCTTCTTGGTTAGATAACGAAGAAAAACGATCTTTACAGAAAAAATGTACGCTAATTGAACAGTGGGCAGCCTCGCTGGGCATTGATGTTACTGTATTTTTAATTGATGAAAATCGTTTTCGCCATAATGCAAGCGGGCATCTTGGCGGTGAAGATTGTGGTTCCACACAACATATTCTACTGCTGGATGAATTTTATCGTACAGCGGTACGTATGGCGGGGAAACGCCTGTTATGGACAATGGTGCCTGTTGAAGAAGAGCAACACTATGACGAATATGTCATGGGGTTATACGCTCAAGGGGTACTGACACCGAACGAATGGCTGGATTTAGGTGGCCTCGGTGAATTGTCAGCCGCGGAATACTTTGGCGCCAGTTTGTGGCAGCTATATAAAAGCGTTGATTCCCCGTATAAGGCGGTGTTGAAAAGTATTTTGCTGGAGTCCTACTCTTGGGACTATCCGCACGGTAAATTGTTAGCATTGGAGTTCAAACGCCATTTACATGCGGGTGAAATCGTCAGTTATGGATTGGATTCATACTGTTTGATGTTGGAGCGTGTAACCCGTTATCTGACTGAAATTAATGATTCCACCCGTTTGGATTTAATTCGTCGCTGCTTCTATTTAAAGGTCTGTGAAAAGCTTTCTGAAGATGAAGATGACCAATGTTCCGGTTGGCGTCGTGATGTGCTGTCCCAGTTAGTGGCGTCGTGGGGATGGAACGCTGAGCGTCTGGCATTGTTAGATACGCGTAGCCAGTGGAAAATTGAGCGTGTGCGTGAAGCGCATAATGAGTTGCTCGATACGATGATGCAAAGTTACCGTAACTTAATTCGATTTGCCCGTCGTAATAATTTAAGTGTTAGTGCTAGCCCACAAGATATTGGGGTATTAACCCGTAAGTTATATGCTGCGTTTGAAGCTCTACCCGGTAAAGTGACCTTAGTCAATCCACAAATTTCACCGGATCTGAGTGAAGAGCACCTGACATTTATTTATGTGCCAGAAGGGCGCGCAAATCGTAGTGGCTGGTATCTGTATAACCAAGCGCCGCAAATCGACACGATTATCGGTCATCAACCGTTAGAATATAACCGCTATCTGAATAAACTGGTGGCATGGGCCTATTTTAATGGGCTACTGACTGAAAATACGCAAGTCCATATGCATCATGGTAAATCCCAATGTGATGAACGTAAGTTATTGGAATTAATGCATGATGTATCGAGCCATTTCCCAATAAGATTACCTGCTCCAACCCCTAAAGCACTGTATAGCCCGTGTGAAATTCGCCACTTAGCGATTATCGTTAACTTAGAAAAAGACCCGACACAGGTCTATTCTGAGCAGGTGGTGCATGTGGACTTCAGAAAATTGGATATTTTCAGTTTTGGTGAATCTCAGCAGTGTTTGATAAGCAGCATCGACCTTTTGTATCGCAATTCATGGAATGAAGTTCGTACCCTGCATTTCAGCGGCGAGCAGTGCATGTTAGAAGCGTTGAAAACCATCCTCGGTAAAATGCACCAAGATGCCGCGCCGCCTGAAGCGGTTGAAGTATTCTGCTATAGCGAACATTTACGTGGGCTTATTCGTACTCGCGTGCAGCAGTTAGTGTCTGAATGTATTGAATTGCGCTTATCCAGTAATCGTCATGAACCTGGTCGCTTTAAGGCATTGCGCATTGCAGGGCAAACATGGGGCCTGTTCTTTGAGCGTTTAAACGTCTCTGTACAAAAACTCGAAAATGCCGTTGAGTTTTACGGTGCAATCTCCCATAACAAGCTGCATGGTTGGCCGGTAAAATTACAAGCGAAAGGAGATAATCATCTTCCTGCGGTTGTGGATGGCTATGCCAGCGAAGGGATTGTGCAGTTTTTCTTTGAGAATACGCCCGATAATACAGGGTTTAATATCTACGTATTGGATGAAGCTAATCGTGTGGAAATTTATTCTCATTGTGAAGGTTCCAAAGAAGAGCTGGTGCGCGATGTCAGCAAATTCTACTCTTCCTCCCATGACCGCTTTACCTACGGTGCAAACTTTATCAATTTCAATTTGCCGCAGTTTTATCAAATTGTGGAAGATGAGGGTAAAAAGCAAGTTATTGTCTTCTCTGATGCCTCTTGGTCATTTACTGAAGATGAAGAGGATGATGAATATCCCTCGGCACCACAATTAAGCCAGCCTGAACAGCTAGACCACTCTAAACAGCACGCTCAATACTATTAA
- the hemC gene encoding hydroxymethylbilane synthase, translated as MTSTNIVRIATRKSPLALWQAYFVKAELEQRHPGLQVELVPMVTKGDIILDTPLAKVGGKGLFVKELELALLEGRADIAVHSMKDVPVEFPEGLGLVTICEREDPRDAFVSNHYANIDELPAGSIVGTSSLRRQCQLRELRPDLVIRDLRGNVGTRLSKLDNGEYDAIILAVAGLKRLELDERIKTALEPEQSLPAVGQGAVGIECRLDDQRTRDLLAALNHDETSVCVLAERAMNMRLEGGCQVPIGSYAIWQGDKIWLRALVGAPDGSQVIRGERLISPADAIQAGISLAEELLDNGAREILAEVYKGNAPA; from the coding sequence ATGACTTCAACAAATATCGTGCGTATCGCAACGCGTAAAAGCCCTCTAGCGCTATGGCAAGCTTATTTCGTAAAAGCAGAATTAGAACAACGCCATCCCGGCTTACAGGTAGAGTTAGTCCCAATGGTCACCAAAGGGGATATTATTTTAGATACCCCATTAGCGAAAGTCGGTGGAAAAGGTTTATTCGTCAAAGAATTAGAGCTAGCTTTACTCGAAGGTCGCGCGGATATTGCCGTTCACTCAATGAAAGACGTGCCTGTAGAGTTCCCTGAAGGGTTAGGCTTAGTTACCATTTGTGAGCGCGAAGACCCACGAGATGCGTTCGTTTCTAACCATTATGCCAATATTGATGAACTCCCTGCTGGCAGTATCGTCGGTACATCCAGCTTACGCCGCCAGTGCCAATTACGAGAATTACGCCCAGATTTAGTTATCCGTGACCTACGCGGCAATGTCGGCACCCGTTTGTCCAAGCTCGACAATGGCGAATACGATGCCATTATCCTTGCGGTAGCAGGCCTAAAACGCTTAGAACTCGATGAGCGTATCAAAACCGCATTGGAACCAGAGCAGTCTTTACCTGCCGTTGGACAAGGCGCCGTAGGTATCGAGTGCCGCTTAGATGATCAACGTACCCGTGACTTACTCGCAGCATTGAATCACGATGAAACCTCCGTGTGTGTTCTGGCTGAACGCGCCATGAACATGCGTCTTGAAGGCGGTTGCCAAGTCCCTATTGGGAGCTATGCTATTTGGCAAGGGGATAAAATCTGGTTACGCGCACTCGTCGGCGCCCCAGATGGTAGCCAAGTCATTCGTGGAGAACGCTTAATCTCGCCTGCGGACGCAATCCAAGCCGGTATTTCTCTCGCGGAAGAGTTACTTGATAATGGTGCCCGTGAAATTCTCGCGGAAGTCTATAAAGGAAACGCGCCTGCATGA
- a CDS encoding uroporphyrinogen-III synthase, protein MRVLVTRPEPSGSALITAINATGAQAYPAPLITIEAGAQLNILPSCLDGLSENDLVFLLSKNAVWYANLTLEQAGRDWSDKLSYYGIGQSTGHYFQQLTGQTIRWAEAGETSEVLLTHPDLQNLVGKRALLLRGNGGRELLASTLRARGAEVDYCECYARQPVRYDKPKFNQTWFNTDITDIVITSGEMLTLFNDLIAEDMQQWWYSRRLLVVSERIAKKARQSGWRRVCVATSADNHALLEALISTDMGC, encoded by the coding sequence ATGAGAGTCCTTGTTACTCGCCCAGAGCCATCAGGCTCGGCGTTGATAACAGCCATTAATGCGACTGGGGCGCAGGCTTACCCGGCCCCCTTAATTACGATTGAAGCGGGTGCGCAGCTCAATATTTTGCCTTCTTGCCTAGATGGATTATCGGAAAACGACCTTGTCTTTCTTTTATCCAAAAATGCTGTCTGGTATGCAAATTTAACTCTGGAACAAGCAGGACGAGACTGGTCAGATAAGTTATCCTACTATGGTATAGGACAATCTACAGGTCACTATTTTCAGCAGTTAACTGGACAAACTATCCGTTGGGCTGAAGCAGGAGAAACCAGCGAGGTGTTACTCACCCATCCTGACCTGCAAAATTTAGTGGGAAAACGCGCCTTACTCCTGCGAGGTAATGGCGGCCGTGAACTCCTGGCCTCAACATTACGCGCCCGAGGGGCAGAGGTTGATTACTGCGAATGCTACGCAAGACAACCTGTACGCTATGATAAACCTAAGTTTAACCAAACTTGGTTTAATACAGATATCACCGACATTGTGATTACAAGCGGTGAAATGTTGACCCTATTTAACGATTTGATTGCTGAAGATATGCAACAATGGTGGTATTCCCGCCGGCTACTGGTTGTCAGCGAACGAATTGCAAAAAAAGCCCGCCAAAGTGGGTGGCGCCGAGTCTGTGTGGCAACTAGCGCAGATAATCACGCTTTACTTGAAGCATTAATTTCAACCGATATGGGATGCTAA